Proteins co-encoded in one Nitrospirota bacterium genomic window:
- a CDS encoding response regulator — MVDLKRILLVEDNPNDVELALAALCDYNLANEVVVAKDGVEALDYLYRRNGFSERHEGHPAVVLLDLKMPKVDGIEVLRTVKGDEKLKMIPVVMMTSSREERDLVESYRLGVNAYVVKPIEFTEFMKAVRELGVFWAAINEPPPACIARKRS; from the coding sequence ATGGTTGACCTGAAGCGGATCCTGCTGGTCGAGGACAATCCGAACGACGTCGAGCTTGCGCTGGCGGCATTATGCGATTATAATCTGGCAAACGAGGTGGTCGTCGCGAAGGACGGCGTCGAGGCGCTCGATTATCTGTACCGGCGAAACGGTTTTTCGGAACGGCATGAAGGGCACCCCGCGGTCGTGCTGCTCGATCTGAAGATGCCGAAAGTGGACGGGATCGAGGTGCTCAGAACCGTAAAAGGCGATGAGAAGCTGAAAATGATCCCCGTCGTCATGATGACCTCGTCACGGGAGGAGCGGGACCTCGTTGAGAGCTACCGGCTCGGAGTGAACGCATACGTGGTCAAACCGATCGAATTTACCGAGTTCATGAAGGCCGTGCGGGAGCTCGGCGTGTTCTGGGCTGCCATCAACGAGCCGCCGCCGGCCTGCATCGCGAGAAAGAGGTCGTAA
- a CDS encoding CHASE3 domain-containing protein, with the protein MIFTHRWIIRYAAAVGAVATAFLVYEALSQLVSGQLPTYITFYPTVMSVGLLAGLGPGLAATAIAGLITAHWILPPSGQFAIENLKDAVGLALFTGMGVFMSVVAELYRRARLRAASQEEQIARLDEQKVLRQHALERFLIGGGFILALAILAVIALKIHQNMAAEAQADVRMSHTRSVIQELDLLLSGLQEAETGQRGHLITGREEYLQDYNKAVTQIGSMLDSLDHLTRDDRVLRPYLSYVEPLVRDKLAELKQTIDLRRSRGFQAALAVVSTDRGKAVMDEIRRRIDESRTKEQSLLREHIAAEEIRAGGTTKALIAGGLLSAIILSTVFLFLMRENTRRRVAEAGMLRYQDNLQELVASRTAELARANEQLEREVHEHKQVRETLRQLNAELEKRVEAQTAEIRRTNESLEQRIAERTTELQAANKSLLDSRRATLNLMEDAVIARTRAEEANVELQREVNERKRAERDLEEKRLALERKAAELAAVNKELETFSYSVSHDLRAPIRHIAGFVELLHKNAAVTLDEKNKHYLGVIAESTKLMGKLIDDLLSFSRTGRMGINRQKVDTNELVRSTIYSLGSETRERGIDWAIASLPEVFADPVLLKLVWTNLVSNALKFTRRCEKARIEITAEEKNGESIFRVKDNGVGFDMKYQNKLFAIFQRLHRPEDFEGTGIGLANVQRIVHLHGGKVWAEGVPGEGATFYFTIPKQDIPNGG; encoded by the coding sequence GTGATCTTCACGCACCGCTGGATCATACGCTATGCTGCTGCCGTGGGAGCCGTTGCAACGGCTTTCCTGGTCTACGAGGCGCTCTCGCAGCTTGTCAGCGGACAATTACCCACCTACATCACGTTCTACCCCACGGTCATGTCCGTGGGCCTTCTGGCCGGCCTGGGACCGGGCCTCGCGGCCACCGCGATCGCGGGGCTGATCACGGCACACTGGATACTGCCGCCGTCAGGGCAGTTTGCCATCGAGAATCTCAAGGATGCCGTCGGCCTGGCCCTGTTCACGGGCATGGGCGTTTTCATGAGCGTCGTCGCTGAGCTCTACCGGCGCGCCCGGCTGAGAGCTGCATCTCAGGAAGAACAAATTGCCCGGCTGGACGAGCAAAAGGTTCTGCGTCAGCATGCATTGGAGCGCTTCCTCATCGGAGGGGGATTCATTTTAGCGCTCGCGATATTAGCCGTGATCGCCCTGAAGATCCACCAGAACATGGCCGCCGAGGCGCAGGCGGACGTCCGGATGTCCCACACGCGCTCGGTCATCCAGGAACTGGACCTCCTGCTCTCCGGTCTGCAGGAGGCGGAGACGGGACAGCGCGGCCACCTGATCACCGGAAGAGAAGAATATCTCCAGGACTATAACAAGGCAGTGACGCAGATCGGATCGATGCTGGACTCGCTCGATCATTTGACCCGGGACGACCGGGTGCTGCGGCCGTACCTGTCCTACGTCGAACCCCTGGTCCGCGATAAACTGGCCGAGCTGAAGCAGACGATCGACCTGCGGAGGTCCCGGGGATTCCAGGCCGCGCTCGCTGTCGTGTCCACGGACAGGGGCAAGGCCGTCATGGACGAGATCCGCAGGCGGATCGACGAGTCCCGGACAAAAGAACAGAGTCTTTTGCGGGAACATATCGCTGCGGAAGAGATTCGCGCGGGCGGCACCACAAAGGCGCTCATTGCGGGGGGCCTCCTGAGCGCTATTATCCTGAGCACAGTCTTCCTGTTCCTGATGAGGGAAAACACCCGACGCAGGGTGGCGGAAGCCGGTATGCTCAGGTACCAGGACAACCTGCAGGAGCTGGTGGCAAGCCGCACGGCTGAGCTGGCCAGGGCCAATGAGCAGCTTGAACGGGAGGTCCACGAGCACAAGCAGGTCAGGGAGACGCTCCGCCAGTTGAACGCCGAACTGGAGAAGCGCGTGGAGGCGCAGACCGCGGAGATCCGCCGAACAAACGAATCGCTCGAACAGCGCATCGCCGAGCGCACGACCGAGCTGCAGGCCGCCAATAAGTCTCTGCTCGATTCCCGCCGGGCGACCCTCAATCTGATGGAAGACGCCGTCATAGCCCGCACCCGTGCAGAGGAGGCGAACGTCGAACTGCAGCGCGAAGTGAACGAACGCAAGCGCGCGGAGAGGGATCTGGAGGAAAAGAGGCTGGCCCTGGAGCGGAAGGCCGCGGAACTCGCGGCAGTGAACAAGGAGCTGGAGACGTTCAGCTATTCCGTGTCGCACGATCTGCGGGCTCCCATCAGGCATATCGCCGGGTTCGTCGAATTGTTGCATAAGAATGCCGCGGTCACCCTGGATGAAAAGAACAAGCACTACCTCGGTGTGATAGCGGAATCCACGAAGCTGATGGGGAAGCTCATCGACGACCTCCTGTCATTCTCCCGGACCGGGAGGATGGGAATCAACCGGCAGAAGGTCGACACGAACGAGCTGGTGCGGTCGACGATCTACAGCCTGGGCAGCGAGACCCGGGAGCGCGGGATCGACTGGGCCATCGCGTCTCTGCCCGAGGTCTTTGCCGACCCCGTCCTCCTGAAGCTGGTATGGACGAACCTGGTGTCGAATGCCCTGAAATTCACCCGCCGCTGCGAAAAGGCAAGGATCGAGATCACGGCCGAGGAAAAGAACGGGGAAAGCATTTTCCGAGTGAAGGACAACGGCGTGGGCTTCGATATGAAATACCAGAACAAGCTCTTCGCGATCTTCCAGCGGCTGCACCGGCCGGAGGATTTCGAAGGCACCGGCATCGGGCTCGCGAACGTGCAGCGCATCGTTCACCTTCACGGCGGAAAGGTCTGGGCCGAAGGGGTCCCCGGCGAAGGAGCGACATTCTATTTTACTATCCCGAAACAAGATATTCCGAATGGAGGCTGA